In the genome of Halodesulfovibrio sp. MK-HDV, the window TAATACTCTGGACTCCATGTGCCTACGCTACGATGTAAATATTCATGACCGCACTCAGGCAGAAGCCCTTATTCATGACGGTGAAAATTGTATCGGTGCTATTGTCCGCTGTCTGCGTACAGGCGAGCTTATGGCGTACTATGCAACAGCAACCCTCATTGCGACTGGCGGCTATGGACGAATCTACAAAGCCACAACCAACGCGGTTATCTGCGACGGTGGCGGTCAGATTGCAGCACTCGATACAGGACTCGTTCCTTTGGGCAACATGGAGGCAATCCAGTTCCACCCGACAGGAACCGTGCCTACAGATATTCTGGTAACAGAAGGCTGTCGTGGTGATGGCGGTACACTCCTAGATGTTAACGAATACCGCTTTATGCCGGATTACGAACCGGAAAAAGCTGAACTTGCTTCCCGAGACGTTGTTTCCCGCCGGATGCAGGAGCACATGGCAAAAGGGTTTGGAGTAAAATCTCCATACGGCGACCATTTATGGCTCGACATCCGTCACCTTGGCGAAAAGCACATCACTACTAAACTTCGTGAAGTATATGACATCTGCACCAGTTTCCTTGGTGTGAATCCGATTACCGGACTCATTCCGGTTCGCCCTACTCAGCATTACTCAATGGGCGGTTTGCGCACGAACAAAGACGGCGCAGCATACGGCCTTAAAGGTCTGTTCTCCGCTGGTGAAGCAGCTTGTTGGGACATGCATGGATTCAACCGCCTTGGTGGTAACTCCCTTGCTGAAACCGTTGTTGCGGGTCGCTATGTCGGGCAGAAGGTTGTGGAATTTCTGCAAGGCAATTCTGTCGATTTTAAACAAAGTGCACTGCGTGACGCCCACATGAAAATAGATGGGCGCATCAAGTTTCTTGCAGGCAACTCAGGAAAAGAAAGTGCCATTGTTCTGCGCGACGAAATGCAGGATATAATGATGGACTACGTAGGAATCTTCCGTAATGGTAAGGACCTGCAGACAGCAGTAGACAAATTGGAAGAACTGCACGCACGCTCCATGAGCATCGGTCTGCAAGGTAACGCCATCGGGTTTAATCCGGAAATTTCGTTAGCCTTACGCATCCCGGGAATGATCAAACTTGCACAGTGCACCGCATTCGGCGCGCTGAAACGCACAGAATCCCGCGGCGCACACACTCGCGAAGATCACCCTGAACGTAACGATAAAGAGTGGCTCAACCGCACGCTGGCGTACTGGAAAGAAGGCGATTCTTTGCCGACTCTCAAGTATGAAGATGCCTCACCTTACTTTGAAATTCCTCCGGGAGAACGCGGATACGGCGGCGGAAAAATCCTCTATGCGGATATTCCGGCTGACAAGCTGCGCGTTCCTGAGAAGAAATCATCCGAAACTGCCGCACCTGCGGAAGACAAAGAGTAAGGGAGTAAATTATGAGCCGTCGTCTCCATATCGAAGTATTCCGTTATAATCCACTTGATCCAAATTCCGAACCGCAGATGCAGTCATTCTATATTGATGAATATGACTCCATGACCTTATTTATCGCGCTGAACATTATCCGCGATCAGCACGACGCGACATTACAGTTTGATTTCTGCTGTCGCGCAGGTATCTGTGGTTCCTGCGGAATGGTCATCAACGGACGCCCCGGCCTTGCCTGTCATACACAGACAAAAGATCTGCCGACTCATATTGTTCTGCACCCGTTGCCGGTATTCAAACTTATCGGCGACCTTTCTGTTGATACGGGAGTGTGGTTCCGTGATGCAGGAACACGCATTGAAGCGTGGGTACACAACGATCATGAAGCACTTGACCCTACGCAGGAAGAAGCTCGCATGGAAAATTCCCTTGCAAATGAAATCTTCGAGCTTGATCGATGCGTGGAATGCGGTTGTTGCATAGCAGCCTGCGGTACAGCCCGTATGCGTCCAGACTTCCTTGGTGCAGCCGCCATAGCCCGTGTTGCCCGCTTCTACCTTGACCCTCGTGACGAAAGAAACGTGGAAAACTACTACGAAGTAATCGGCAACGATCAAGGCGTATTCGGCTGCATGGGACTACTCGCCTGCGAAGATGTCTGTCCTAAACATATTCCTTTGCAGGATCAGCTCGGCATTATGCGTCGTATGCTGGCTCTGCATTCCGTAAAAGGAATTGTGCCTAAATCGCTGATTAACAAACTCTCGCATAAGGGATGTTGCCATGAGAACCATCAAAGCTGAAACAATTCATAATGCAGTGGTAGACCTTGTTCTTACCGCTGCACGTTACCTGCCTGAAGACGTAAAACAGGCAATTGCAGACGCGAGAGAAAATGAAGACTCCGCATCTGCGCGGGAAATACTCGGTCAGTTGCTTGAAAACGCAGAACTCGCTGCAAGCTCCGGACTTCCGTTGTGTCAGGATACAGGCGTAGGCATTTTCTTTGTTGAACTTGGTGACCAAGTACATGTTGAAGGCAACCTTATTGAAGTCATCAACAAAGCAATGATCGAAGGGTACGAAAAAGGATTGCTCCGCAAATCCTTGTGCCATCCGCTTACACGCGCCAACACCGGTGATAACTCTCCGGCAGTTGTACATGTGGACATTGTTCCCGGCGATAAAATCAACATTAAGCATATGGCAAAAGGCGGCGGTTCAGAAAATATGTCCCGCTGCACCATGCTTACTCCGGCTCAGGGCTGGGAAGGCATTAAAGAATTTGTCGTACGCCGTATGGCAGAAGCAGGCCCGAACCCGTGCCCGCCTACCATTGTAGGTATCGGTATCGGCGGAACCTTCGATCTGGCTCCGGCATTAGCGAAGAAAGCACTATTCCGTCCGCTCAGCGAACCGAACCCCGATCCGGAACTGGCGAAAATGGAAGAAGAGCTGCTTGCAGAAATCAACAAGCTCGGCATCGGTCCTATGGGGCTTGGCGGTAAAACCACAAGTCTCGGTGTAAAAATAGAAATGCGTCCGTGTCACATCGCAAGCTTACCGCTTGCTGTGAATGTGCAGTGTCACTCTTCACGCATCAAGGAGGTCGAAATCTAATGGCTACGTATGAACTGACCGCCCCGTTGTGTGATGAAGATGTGAAAAAACTCAAAGCCGGTGATGTGGTAAAGCTTACGGGCATTATCTACACAGCCCGCGATGCAGCACATAAACGGTTATGCGACATGCTCGATAAAGGTGAAGAACTGCCATTCGATCTGAAAGGCGCTGTCATCTATTATGTCGGCCCGAGCCCAGCACCGGAAGGCCGCCCTATCGGCTCCGCAGGCCCTACCACCAGTTACCGTATGGACTCCTATGCCCCGCGTCTGCATAGCCTTGGCGTAAAAGCCACCATAGGCAAAGGCAAACGCAGTGCAGAAGTACGCAAAGCGCTTGAAGACCATACAGGCGTATACTTTGGAGCAACAGGCGGCGCAGGTGCGCTACTGTCGCAGTGTATTGATAAAGCTGAAGTCATCGCTTTTGATGAATTAGGCCCTGAAGCAATCAGAAAACTCACTGTGACCAAATTCCCGCTGCTCGTGGTAAACGATTCATATGGCAACGAGCAATACGCCAAGCCGAATTATGATTTATAATTAAGATGGTTATTATATATTAAAGTGCAATTCAGCAAAAAAAAGACTGCTTTGTGCTGAAACGCGCACAAGATCCCTTCAATTGTGAACTTCCCAGATATGTGTTGTGCCTTAGAGCATACATAACGCTGAATGGGAAAAGCATTCTTATGATGTTTATGTAAACCACAACAGTGCTGCTCTGGAGAAATCTGGGGCAGCACATTTCAAACCATAACTGGGAATAATGTGCGGTTCGTTGCAAAGCGAAACAGCCATACAGTACAATTTGTGCGGGCGAAACTGCATTCCCACATACACGACACTCCCTTCCAAATGGAGCAAAGTAACGCTGTTCAACTTTCTTGGCTGCATGTTAGTGCTTCACTAGTTACGGAGTGACGTGTTAGGAGAATAATTATCTTGCTGCACGTCGTCTCGTTAGTCCGGTGCGCTCGAGGGACTCCCTCGCTTTTCAGGCCGCACCTTGCCGCGACATCAGGAGACGTTAAAACTTGTCAGGGGTTTTACCGTGTCCTTGCTCACAGCCATCTTCACAGATGACATCTAACGAACGACTATTGTTCTAGGCCCCGATACGTACTGTACTCGGCTACAATCTGCTCGGCCTTTTTTTAAGGCTGACATGCGCTTCCAACGCACAAACATTTCCGCTGTCGCTGTATTTTCTCACACGGCGGAACAGGTATGATTATGGCTAATAAAATTCTTAAAAAAGAACAGTTAATCCCAGGACAAACCAGCAAGCTGGTTATTGATGCGCCGCATATTGCGGCAAAAGCCAAGCCCGGCAACTTTGTTATCCTACGTGTAACGGAGCGAGGCGAGCGTATTCCGCTTACTATCGCTGACACTGATCCTGAAAGCGGTACCATCACTATCGTGTATCTGGTACTCGGCAAGTCAACAGCGTTACTTGAACAGCTTAACGAAGGCGACGACATTCTTGACCTTTGTGGCCCGCTCGGAAAAGCAACCGAACTACACTCCGGCGGCACAGTTATCTGTGTTGGCGGCGGTACCGGCATTGCTGCTATGCATCACATTGCTAAGGGTAATCACGAAGCTGGCAACCACGTTGTTGCTATCATCGGTGCCCGTAACAAAGACCTCCTGCTGTTTGAAAAAGAACTCAAAGAGTTCTGCCCGGAAGTTCTCATCTCTACAGATGACGGATCTTACGGTCACCATGGCCTTGTAACTGAACTGCTGAAAGATCGTCTTGAAAAAGATGACTCTGTTATTGAAGTAGTAGCTGTCGGCCCTGTGCCGATGATGGCTGCTGTTTCAAAAACCACCGAACCATTCGGTACTCCAACCACTGTAAGTCTTAACTCCATTATGGTTGATGGCGTTGGCATGTGCGGCGCTTGCCGTGTAACAGTTGGCGGAGAAACCAAATTTGCTTGTGTAGACGGTCCTGAATTTGACGGTCACAAAGTAGATTTTGGTGAATTACGACAGAGACTGGCTGCATTTTCCAGCCTTGAAAAAAAATCTTTCGACCATCACTGCAGGTGCAAGTGCAATGACAACAGCTAAAAAGACTAAAAAAACAGATTGCCCCTCGTGTTCCAATGCCTAACCAACCGGCTGAAGAACGCGCCCGCAATTTTAAAGAAGTGGCACTGGGTTACACCAAAGAAATGGCAATGCAGGAAGCTGCACGTTGTCTGAACTGTAAAAAGCCTAAATGTGTTCAGGGCTGTCCAGTACAGGTACCAATTGCAGATTTCATTGCTGAAGTAGCCAAAGGCAATATTGAAAAAGCCTACTCCGTAATCAAAAGCACCAACAGCCTCCCTGCTATTTGTGGACGTGTTTGTCCGCAGGAAATTCAGTGCGAAGGCGCATGTATTCTCAATGCGAAAGATCAGCCAATTGCTATCGGTCGTCTTGAACGCTACGTAGCAGACGAATACATGTATCTGGATGCGTGTGACCTCATCAGCGCTAAGCCTGAGTGTCCATTTATTGATGAAGAGAAAAAGGTTGCTTGTATCGGCTCCGGCCCATCCAGCCTTACCGTTGCAGGCTATCTTGCCAGCCGCGGTTGCAAAGTAACTATCTTTGAAGCACTGCACGAAGTAGGTGGCGTACTCGTTTACGGTATTCCTGAGTTCCGCCTGCCTAAAGAAGATGTTGTTGCTAAAGAAGTTGGTGCTCTTAAAGATCTTCAGGTTGATTTTGTAACCAACTACGTTGGCGGCAAAACATTCTCCATTGAAGACTTAAAAGAGCAGGGTTACAAAGCTGTATTCGTTGGTGTCGGCGCAGGCCTGCCACGCTTCTTGAATATTTCCGGCGAAAACCTTTGTGGTGTTTTCTCCGCAAACGAATATCTCACACGCGTCAACTTAGGACGTGCATACGACTTCCCTAACTACGACACTCCTATCATCAAAGGCCGCAAGGTTACTGTATATGGTGGTGGTAACGTAGCAATGGATGCTGCCCGTACTGCACAGCGCCTTGGTGCTGAAACTGTACACATTGTGTACAGACGTACAGCAGACGCTATGCCTGCTCGACTTGAAGAACTTGAACATGCTGTAGAAGAAGGCATTATCCTTGAAGTGCTTGCGAACCCTATTGAGTTCAAAAGCGACGGAAGTGGTAACCTTGCTTCTGTAACATTGCAGAAAATGAAGATGGGTGAACCGGATGATTCCGGTCGTTGCCGTCCTCTCCCTATCGAAGGCGAAACATACGAGCTGGAAACAGACCTCGCTGTTATCGCTGTAGGTACCCGTCCTAACCCGGTTCTGCTCGAAAACGAGCCTGATCTGAAGTTAAACAAATGGGGCTACATCGAAGCTGACGAAGAGACTAACGAAACCTCCATTCCTGATGTATATGCAGGTGGTGACATCGTTACCGGTGCAGCAACAGTTATTCTTGCAATGGGTGCAGGCCGTAAGGCAGCACAGGAAATTGCTCGTCGCTTCGGCATAGAAGACTAACTACTCGTCATTTTACGATAAATAGAAGGGCAGCCTCTCAGGCTGCCCTTTTTTATTATTAGACTATCAAATTAATAGTATCAAATTACCGATTTATCAGAATTTTCACTAAAAGAAACATAACTTTTTTCCGCATCCATCCGATACTAATAGAACGGGGACACAAAAATCATAGCTAGCATTTACTTATGATTTGCAACTTGCTGCCACACAATACCATCACGCGGGAGGGATGCGATGAAGTTCAACCTAAAAGCACAGTTACTAGTACCGACATTGTTGATCATCATTGTCGGAATGGGCACAGCTTCTTTTTTATCATTCAGAGAAGCAGAGTCCGTCTTGAAAAAAACAATGATCGACCAATCAGAACAGGTCGCTCAAGGTCTGCAAACTCAGATCTCAGCATGGGTAGAAGACATCCGGCAGGATTTGACTATTGCAGCGGGTAATGGCTCCATCAAGCGTGCCCTTCTTAGCGACGGGTTGAATCAGACAGCATACATTCGTGCCACCTCCTACCTTCAGAATATGGAAAAAGAGTATTCGTATTACGAAGGTGTGGGAATCATAAATAAAGAAGGCATCGCTTCAGCCTACTCGAACATTGATATGGTTGGTAAGCTAGATATCAGTAGCCGAAAATACTTCAAAGAAGTAATGCAGGGTGCACCTGCAATTTCTGATGCCATAATGAGTAAAGTTTCAGGGCAACCAGTTTTAGTCGTTGCTACTCCGATTATAGAGAGAGGCAGCACTGTCGGTGCTGTCATCGGGGTTGTCAAATTAAGCGTGTTCTCTGAAAAATATATTAAGCCCATCAAAATGGGTAAATCCGGCTATGCCTTCCTTTTAGCAAAATCCGGTTATCTTTGTGCGCATCCAGACGATTCTACAATTTTAAAAACAAAACTTACTGACTATGACTGGGGCAAAACGATAGCTTCCCAAGATTCCGGTACCATTACCTACGAATGGCGTGGTGTAGAGAAAGTCGTTACCTACCGCAAAGAACCGGTCACAGGTTGGTCTATTGGTATTGCCACCAGCGTTGACGACATTTTTTCATCAATCGCCTCAATCCGTAGCTCCAATCTTATTACAGCAACTATTGTTGTACTTCTCACCGGTATTGTAATCTTCCTGATTGTTCATAAAATTGTCGCAGCAATCACCAAAAGCGTTAACTTTGCAGAAAATGTTGCTCAGGGCGTTTTAGATAAAGAACTCGACATCGACCGCACAGACGAAATTGGAACTCTAGCAACTGCGCTTAAAGAAATGACTCTCAACCTGCGCAAAATGATCAAAACTGCCGAACAGAAAACTGAAGAAGCAGAACAGGAATCACAGCGCGCGCATGTTGCAATGCAGGAAGCTGACGAAGCTCGAAGCGAAGCTGAAAAAGCAAAACGCCAAGGCATGCTTCAGGCTGCTGCACAGCTGGAAACGATTGTTGAACATATTACAACAACCGCAACCGAGCTTGCTGCGCAGATTGATGAATCCAGTCGCGGTGCAGAGCTTCAGCTCGAACGCACCGGCGAAACAGCAACAGCCATTGAAGAAATGAATGCTACGGTGCTCGAAGTTGCCCGTAATGCAACATCCGCAGCGTCTCATGCTGAAGATACCAAGCAGAAAGCAGAAGAAGGACAGCATGTTGTTTCCTCCGTTGTTCAGTCCATCGATGAAGTAAGCGAACGTTCCACCAACCTGACAGAAAGCCTCGGTGCACTTGGAAGCCGTGCTGAAGACATTGGTAGTGTTATGACGGTTATTACTGACATCGCAGACCAGACAAACTTGCTGGCATTGAACGCCGCTATTGAAGCAGCACGCGCAGGTGAAGCAGGACGAGGATTCGCTGTTGTTGCGGATGAAGTTCGTAAACTTGCAGAAAAAACAATGCAGGCAACCCGCGAAGTTGATGAAGCTATTCAGGCTATTCAGGTAGCCTCAAAAGAAAATATTCAGGGAATGCAGGCAACATCCAACGTAGTTGTGCATTCAACAGGGCTTGCAAGCGAAGCTGGTGACTCTCTCAAATCCATTGTTGAAGTTGCCATTGCAAACGCCGATCAGGTTCGCTCTATTGCATCCGCGAGTGAACAACAGTCAGCGACTTCAGAACAAATTGGGCGAAGCTCAGAAGAGATCAACCGAATTGCAATGGATACAGCTTCAGGCATGCGTGAGTCCGCAGTAGCTGTAAACGAACTTGCTGAAATGACTCAGAAGCTTCAGCACCTTGTTATTGAGTTGAAGTCCTAAACAATTCAGAATCGGTTGATTAAAGAGAATTCAAACGCTCTCACAACCACCCAAAAAATAGAAAAAAGGCTGCTCCGTTTTCACGGGGTAGCCTTTCTTTGTATTCGTATTTCTCCACATTTGAACGATTACATATCGTTCAAAATTATCCGATGTTAGCCGGTCGGTTACCTAAAAGCTGTAAGTCTACCTTATAGCTCGTTAGTAGGTTAAAATGAGACCTCAACGTCACCACGGATCATCTAAAGATACTATCCGCTCTCGCTATCAGTTAGCCATCTGACTATCTATGCTTTGACTCTATTCATCGTCGTCATTGTGTTTTGCTTTATGTGCTCGGGCAAGGGTTATTCCGGCAACAAAGCCAGGAACCATGCCTAGAGCAATAGCGCGCGGAAGGTTTGGCAAAAAACCAACAAGGTACCCAAGGACACCGACCGACGCCCCGATCAAAATTCCGCGAACAACAAAGTTAGGTGCTTCTTTAGACATGTTTACTCCTTACATTAGCGCCGCATGGTACGGTGTGCCATGTGTGAGTGTCAATTGACATTCTTCGTAGCGCATTACGGCTTTTCAGGCGTATGATCGCTCCGTTTCACGGCTTCCGCCATAGTGATTTTCTGCATGGTATCAAGGGAGCACCGTTGCAGGGCAATATGTTTAATTTGCCACGGTCCTTTTACTATTTCGCCATCTGCCGCTTTAGCAATAGCTTTCAGCATTCCGCCAAAAATAAACAGATGCATTGGGATTAACGAATACCAATACGCCATGCCCCACAGACCCTTAGGATGAAAATAAGCGATCATTCGTAATTCAGTAACATGCTCTGTTCCAGTGGTTACTGGCAATAACGTAAATTCTAGCAAGGCTTCACCGGGTAATTTCATTTCTGCCAGTAATAAAAGCCTTCGATTTTTTTGAATATCTAACACACGCCAAAAATCCAGCGCATCGCCGATAAACAACTCTTCAGGGTCGCGCCGTCCACGCCGTAAGCCCGGCCCACCAACCATCTTGTCGATAAATCCGCGAATGCGCCACAGGTAGTCATCTTTATACCACCCGTTCGTGCCGCCAATGCGCTTAACTACGCCCCACACGTTCTCCATTGTGTCCCGTATATGCACGGCATTTGCAGAATACAACGTCGTGCCGCCTGCATAGGTGCTGTCTCCGCAGGTTACCCATTCTGGAATTTCCGGCTCACCTGCGTCTGTCCAGCTTGTATCCACAGTATGTTGCCGCACCCTCGCCAACGCCCGTGTTACAGACTCTTTTACGGTAATTAGCTCTTGCGGAATTATCTCACGAATGGAGTTTTCTGCACACACCACATTGTTTCGCAGTCCTTCAACCAATGGACGTGCAAGGCTTGTTGGCACAGGCGTAACAAGATTAATCCACAATGAGCTCAAACGTGGAGTAAGAACAGGCACAGGGAAGATAAGCCGCTTCCGCAGCCCTGCCTCTTTTCGATAAATTTCAAACAACTCGCGATACGTAACAATATCCGGCCCGCCAATGTCGTATGTTTTACCCGCAGTTTCCGGAGCATCCAACACACCTGTCAGATACGTAAGCACGTTAGACACGGCAATTGGCTGGCACTTACTGTTTACCCAGCGCGGCGTAACCATCACCGGCAAGCGATCCACCAGATATCGAAGCAATTCAAACGAAGCACTGCCTGCACCGATTATCTGCGCAGCACGCAGCACCGTAACTGGCACTTCTGATAACGACAAGATTTGTGCGACCTCAGCTCGGGATACAAGGTGCTTACTGAGCTTTGGATCATCGGGTACTACGCCTGAAAGATATATAATCCGGTTCACTTTGTTGATACGGCACGCCTGAACCATATTGTACGCAGCCTTACGGTCCGCATCACGGAAATCTTTTTGGGATGGATTCATGGAATGAATAAGGTAATAGGCAATCCCGCAGCCACGCGCAGCATCCATGGTGCCCTTTCCTGAAACCATGTCCCCTTCAACGACTTCAAGATTTTCATCTGAAGCCCAAGGTCTGCTATCCAGCTTACGTTTGGAACGCACAAGCACACGAACCTTCTTCCCTTGCGCCAATAACAAAGGAACAAGCCTTCCGCCTATGTAGCCTGTGGCTCCGGTAACTAGAATGGGTTTATCATGCATATATTTCTCCGGTACAGTATGCCTAAATTTTCTTAAAACAAAACATATCGCACTTTGCCTTCTCCCGCGTCTATTTTTTCACCTATCCCCATATTGCAGAACTTCCCAAGCGTGGTATTCTGAACCATTCCCTAATCCTGTCATATCGAAACGATTGTTCGTGGAGGACGTATGGTACCGCCGACCAAACCCAAAGACTCTTCAACCACACACGAAACTTCAAACGCGTCATCACAAAATGATGAAGAACTCTGGATTCTGCCGGAAGAAGCGCGTGCAACACTCTCCGAAGTGTTTAAACAGCTCCAAAAAACCGTTGAGCTGCACATCGTAACGGACAATGACCCGCAGAACATGTTCAACGGTGTTACTCTGCAATTTGCGTATGACATGTCTAGACTCTCCGAACATATCACTCTTGTGAAGCACACTCTCGGTGACAAATTTTCAAAAAAGCACGAAGTGGAGTTCTCCCCATCTCTACTGTTCAATCCTGATGAATACGACATCCGCTTCACTGGCGCTCCATTAGGAGAAGAAGGAAAAGCCTTTGTGGAAACCGTCCTCCACGTTTCTTTCGGCGCAAGCTCACTCTCTGAAACATCAAAAGCTATTCTTGCAGAGCTTATAGAACCACGCCATGTCCGAATATTTTCCTCCCCCGGATGTCCATATTGTCCGGGACAGTTCATGAACGCAGTTAAAAGTGCTATTGAAAGACCAAAACTGATTCGCGCTGACTGCGTTGATTCTGACGAATTTCCCGAACTGTCAAAACAGTTCAGAGTCGGCTCAGTACCGCACACAGCGTTCAGTGAAACATATCACCGCATCGGACTGCTGCCGGAAGAACGCTTTTGTCTTGAATTACTCATGCTGCGCGATGCAGAAGCCGTACTTCGGGAACAGATGCAGGAAGCGGAACCTGAGGAAGAAGGAAAAATATACGATTTGCTCATTCTCGGTGCCGGTCCAGCCGGACTTACCGCAGCAATTTATGCAAAACGCTCCGGTCTCGATTCCATAGTGCTCGATAATTCAGTCATTGGCGGGCAGGTGATTGCAACGCCTACTGTTGAAAACTACCCGGGGTTCCAAAGTGTAGGCGGCACAGCACTTGTGGAGATACTCACCGCGCACACTCGAGAATATTCAAATATCCGCGAGAACCAGCTTATAGATGATGTCACAATAGGAGATGTTATCGAGGTGCATACCGCAGGGCGCACGTATGCCTCAAAAGCACTCATTTTTGCCACTGGTACAGAATGGCGGTCACTTGATGTGGAAGGCGAAAAGAAATATTTCGGCACTGGGGTTACCCATTGTGCTTCCTGCGATGGCTATATGTTCCGCGGTAAGCATGTCCTCATGGTCGGCGGCGGCAACAGCGCCCTCACAGACGCACTACATCTTAAAAATTTAGGCATCGACGTCACTGTTGTTCACCGGCGTGAGACCCTACGCGCGGAAAAAGCATTGCAGGACGCACTTAAACGCGAAGAAATTCCTGTCATCTACAATACCGTCATTGAAAAGATATATGGCAATGACACAGAGGTTGAAGGGGTAACTTTCAAGAATATTAAATCTGGAGAAATTTCAGAACATCACTGCAACGGCGTATTCATTGCCATTGGCATGAACCCAAATTCTGCACTTGCAGAAAAGATTGGTGCACAGTTGAATCCGGACAAAACGATTCATGTGGATACTTCCATGCGTACCAACCTCCCCCGAATTTATGCTGCAGGTGACGTTAACGGCGGTGTCCGGCAAATTGTTACCGCTGTAAGTGACGGGGCAGTTGCTGCCATGTCTGCCTTTGAAGATTTGCAGCACCCATACTGGGCTTCTGAAAAAAATAAACAGTAACAAGATATCTTGAAATTTTATAAAAAGAGCAGCATCTAAATGCTAAATGACGCTAGAGTCCTAACATAGCCTCAAATGATTCTATGGGCGCAAGCCGAGTCGGAATAATCGCGGTATTCATAGGTACAAAAAATATAAGGTCGATACATCCAACGATGTATCGACCTTACTTCTTTTTTTAATCAACCGAGCTAAATTATCTATGAGTTCTATTGTTCGCGGGCAAACTCCACCAAATGTTGAACAGATTTGAGCTGGTCAGCATTCGGGCTCCTAAAACTGCCGCCAACGCCAACAACCTGACTCGTCTGCAATAGGTGTTTAGGGATAAGCTCAATTTGTTGAATCGGGTTAGATTGAGGTGGCGCAACAGCTTCCTCATTCTCATCCGTAGGCTTAGGA includes:
- a CDS encoding methyl-accepting chemotaxis protein, with product MKFNLKAQLLVPTLLIIIVGMGTASFLSFREAESVLKKTMIDQSEQVAQGLQTQISAWVEDIRQDLTIAAGNGSIKRALLSDGLNQTAYIRATSYLQNMEKEYSYYEGVGIINKEGIASAYSNIDMVGKLDISSRKYFKEVMQGAPAISDAIMSKVSGQPVLVVATPIIERGSTVGAVIGVVKLSVFSEKYIKPIKMGKSGYAFLLAKSGYLCAHPDDSTILKTKLTDYDWGKTIASQDSGTITYEWRGVEKVVTYRKEPVTGWSIGIATSVDDIFSSIASIRSSNLITATIVVLLTGIVIFLIVHKIVAAITKSVNFAENVAQGVLDKELDIDRTDEIGTLATALKEMTLNLRKMIKTAEQKTEEAEQESQRAHVAMQEADEARSEAEKAKRQGMLQAAAQLETIVEHITTTATELAAQIDESSRGAELQLERTGETATAIEEMNATVLEVARNATSAASHAEDTKQKAEEGQHVVSSVVQSIDEVSERSTNLTESLGALGSRAEDIGSVMTVITDIADQTNLLALNAAIEAARAGEAGRGFAVVADEVRKLAEKTMQATREVDEAIQAIQVASKENIQGMQATSNVVVHSTGLASEAGDSLKSIVEVAIANADQVRSIASASEQQSATSEQIGRSSEEINRIAMDTASGMRESAVAVNELAEMTQKLQHLVIELKS
- a CDS encoding SDR family oxidoreductase, giving the protein MHDKPILVTGATGYIGGRLVPLLLAQGKKVRVLVRSKRKLDSRPWASDENLEVVEGDMVSGKGTMDAARGCGIAYYLIHSMNPSQKDFRDADRKAAYNMVQACRINKVNRIIYLSGVVPDDPKLSKHLVSRAEVAQILSLSEVPVTVLRAAQIIGAGSASFELLRYLVDRLPVMVTPRWVNSKCQPIAVSNVLTYLTGVLDAPETAGKTYDIGGPDIVTYRELFEIYRKEAGLRKRLIFPVPVLTPRLSSLWINLVTPVPTSLARPLVEGLRNNVVCAENSIREIIPQELITVKESVTRALARVRQHTVDTSWTDAGEPEIPEWVTCGDSTYAGGTTLYSANAVHIRDTMENVWGVVKRIGGTNGWYKDDYLWRIRGFIDKMVGGPGLRRGRRDPEELFIGDALDFWRVLDIQKNRRLLLLAEMKLPGEALLEFTLLPVTTGTEHVTELRMIAYFHPKGLWGMAYWYSLIPMHLFIFGGMLKAIAKAADGEIVKGPWQIKHIALQRCSLDTMQKITMAEAVKRSDHTPEKP
- a CDS encoding FAD-dependent oxidoreductase; amino-acid sequence: MVPPTKPKDSSTTHETSNASSQNDEELWILPEEARATLSEVFKQLQKTVELHIVTDNDPQNMFNGVTLQFAYDMSRLSEHITLVKHTLGDKFSKKHEVEFSPSLLFNPDEYDIRFTGAPLGEEGKAFVETVLHVSFGASSLSETSKAILAELIEPRHVRIFSSPGCPYCPGQFMNAVKSAIERPKLIRADCVDSDEFPELSKQFRVGSVPHTAFSETYHRIGLLPEERFCLELLMLRDAEAVLREQMQEAEPEEEGKIYDLLILGAGPAGLTAAIYAKRSGLDSIVLDNSVIGGQVIATPTVENYPGFQSVGGTALVEILTAHTREYSNIRENQLIDDVTIGDVIEVHTAGRTYASKALIFATGTEWRSLDVEGEKKYFGTGVTHCASCDGYMFRGKHVLMVGGGNSALTDALHLKNLGIDVTVVHRRETLRAEKALQDALKREEIPVIYNTVIEKIYGNDTEVEGVTFKNIKSGEISEHHCNGVFIAIGMNPNSALAEKIGAQLNPDKTIHVDTSMRTNLPRIYAAGDVNGGVRQIVTAVSDGAVAAMSAFEDLQHPYWASEKNKQ